In one window of Azotobacter salinestris DNA:
- a CDS encoding CidA/LrgA family protein, which yields MLLRGLTWLVMFQLLGTAIQALCLPMLPGPIIGLLLLFVYLVWRGEVSAPVQEAASSLLRYLPLLLVPPAVGVMAYAGAIAADFWAIAGALLLSLLASLAFVGWLMQRLIDRQAGGEGEA from the coding sequence ATGTTGTTGCGAGGCCTCACCTGGCTGGTGATGTTCCAATTGCTCGGCACGGCCATCCAGGCGCTCTGCCTGCCCATGCTGCCGGGACCGATCATCGGCCTGCTGCTGCTGTTCGTCTATCTGGTCTGGCGCGGCGAGGTGAGTGCGCCGGTCCAGGAGGCCGCCAGCAGCCTGCTGCGCTATCTGCCGCTGCTGCTGGTGCCGCCGGCGGTGGGGGTGATGGCCTATGCCGGGGCCATCGCCGCCGACTTCTGGGCCATCGCCGGGGCGCTGCTGCTGTCCCTGCTGGCCTCGCTGGCCTTCGTCGGCTGGTTGATGCAGCGGCTGATCGACCGTCAGGCAGGCGGGGAGGGCGAGGCATGA
- a CDS encoding LrgB family protein, which yields MSFDWHGAWQALVQHPLFAFGITLGAYQLAVAAYEKTRWVFLQPVLVSMLLVIGVLLACGVEYAAYRDGAKILTVFLGPATVALAVPLFLNLKRIRLLFWPVVLTLLVGGLFTTLLGIGLAWLFGAERLMLMTLAPKSVTSPIAMLVSEQIGGVAGLAAVFVLITGILGAVFGPGLLRRCGVRHPAALGIALGLTSHAVGTSRALQEGEECGAFAALGMSLMGVLTAVLLPLSVAMVV from the coding sequence ATGAGCTTCGACTGGCACGGGGCCTGGCAGGCGCTGGTGCAGCATCCGCTGTTCGCCTTCGGCATCACCCTCGGCGCCTACCAGTTGGCGGTGGCCGCCTACGAGAAGACCCGCTGGGTGTTCCTGCAGCCGGTGCTGGTGTCGATGCTGCTGGTGATCGGCGTGCTGCTGGCCTGCGGGGTGGAGTATGCCGCCTATCGCGACGGCGCGAAGATTCTCACGGTATTCCTCGGCCCGGCCACGGTGGCGCTGGCCGTGCCGCTGTTTCTCAACCTGAAGCGGATCCGCCTGCTGTTCTGGCCGGTAGTGCTGACCCTGCTGGTCGGCGGCCTGTTCACCACCCTGCTGGGCATCGGCCTGGCCTGGCTGTTCGGCGCCGAGCGCCTGATGCTGATGACCCTGGCGCCGAAGTCGGTCACTTCGCCGATCGCCATGCTGGTGTCCGAGCAGATCGGCGGGGTGGCCGGCCTGGCGGCGGTGTTCGTGCTCATCACCGGCATCCTCGGTGCGGTGTTCGGCCCTGGGCTGCTGCGTCGCTGCGGGGTGCGCCATCCGGCTGCGCTGGGTATCGCCCTGGGCCTGACTTCCCATGCGGTGGGCACCTCGCGGGCGCTGCAGGAGGGCGAGGAGTGCGGCGCCTTCGCCGCCTTGGGGATGAGTCTGATGGGGGTGCTCACCGCGGTGCTGCTGCCCCTGAGCGTGGCCATGGTCGTCTGA
- a CDS encoding LON peptidase substrate-binding domain-containing protein has translation MDFPLFPLNTVLFSGCRLDLSIFEARYLDMLSRCLRQGTGFGVVCILEGEEVGEAASRFAALGCEALIRDWQQRPDGVLEIRVEGARRFRVNRAEVRRDQLTVAEVDWLHEVQTAPLAAEHADLATLLQALAEHPLVEALGMGGTPTDQQALANQLSYLLPFAAEDKLKLLAMGDPARRLDYIRQLLEHLQGEAPV, from the coding sequence ATGGACTTTCCGCTGTTTCCCCTGAACACCGTGCTGTTTTCCGGCTGCCGGCTGGATCTGTCGATCTTCGAGGCGCGCTATCTGGACATGCTCAGCCGCTGCCTGCGCCAGGGCACGGGCTTCGGCGTGGTGTGCATCCTCGAGGGCGAGGAGGTCGGCGAGGCGGCCAGCCGCTTCGCCGCGCTCGGCTGCGAGGCGCTGATCCGCGACTGGCAGCAGCGCCCCGACGGGGTGTTGGAGATCCGTGTCGAGGGCGCGCGGCGTTTTCGCGTCAATCGCGCCGAGGTGCGGCGCGACCAGCTGACCGTCGCCGAAGTGGACTGGCTGCACGAGGTCCAGACGGCGCCGCTGGCCGCCGAGCACGCCGACCTGGCCACCCTGCTGCAGGCGCTGGCGGAGCACCCGCTGGTCGAGGCGCTGGGCATGGGCGGCACGCCGACGGATCAGCAGGCGCTGGCCAACCAGCTGAGCTACCTGCTGCCGTTCGCGGCGGAGGACAAACTGAAGTTGCTGGCGATGGGCGATCCGGCACGCCGCCTGGACTACATCCGGCAACTGCTGGAGCACCTGCAGGGCGAGGCGCCGGTCTGA
- a CDS encoding glycoside hydrolase family 13 protein, which translates to MQTASSCKTLLSIVIGALAICQAAMGAPAPSTSSDTAKEDTPETSAARPGTPWWKEAVVYQIYPRSFNDTNGDGIGDLNGITAKLDYLKTLGVDTIWLSPHFDSPNADNGYDIRDYRKVMSEFGNMDDFDRMLAGMKKRGMRLIIDLVVNHSSDEHRWFVESRQSKDNPYRDYYVWRDGKDGAAPNNYPSFFGGSAWKKDEATGQYYLHYFADKQPDLNWENPKVRAEVYDIMRFWLDKGVSGFRMDVIPFISKQDGLPDLRPEALAHPEFVYANGPRVHQYLQEMNREVLSRYDAMTVGEAFGITFEQAPLLTDARRRELDMIFHFDLVRLDRDGWRKKDWTLPELKATYAQIDRTGGSHGWNTSFLTNHDNPRTVSHFGDDSPEWRAVSAKALATMMLTQRATPFLYQGDELGMTNYPFHGIEDYDDVEVKGQWHDFVESGKVSAEEYLSHLRQTSRDNARTPMQWSAAPNGGFTTGTPWLAVNPNYPQINATAQVDDAGSVYHHHRRLMEVRRQIPALIHGEFRDLDPANPKVFAYTRTLDDKRYLVLINFTRETLAYDLPEGLKIAATLLDNGAAQQPVQPGAASVSLQPWQATVYQL; encoded by the coding sequence ATGCAGACGGCAAGCTCTTGCAAAACCCTGTTGAGCATCGTGATCGGCGCTCTGGCCATATGCCAAGCGGCAATGGGGGCCCCGGCCCCGAGCACAAGCAGCGACACGGCGAAAGAGGATACTCCGGAAACCTCGGCCGCCCGCCCCGGCACACCCTGGTGGAAAGAGGCGGTCGTCTATCAGATCTACCCACGCTCGTTCAACGACACGAACGGCGACGGCATCGGCGATCTGAACGGCATCACGGCGAAGCTGGATTACCTGAAGACGCTGGGCGTCGACACGATCTGGCTGAGCCCGCATTTCGACTCGCCCAACGCCGACAATGGCTACGACATCCGCGATTACCGCAAGGTGATGAGCGAATTCGGCAACATGGACGACTTCGACCGCATGCTCGCCGGCATGAAGAAGCGCGGCATGCGCCTGATCATCGATCTGGTGGTCAACCACAGCAGCGACGAGCATCGCTGGTTCGTCGAGAGCCGCCAGTCGAAGGACAACCCCTATCGCGACTACTACGTCTGGCGCGACGGCAAGGACGGCGCTGCGCCGAACAACTATCCGTCGTTCTTCGGCGGCTCGGCCTGGAAGAAGGACGAGGCCACCGGGCAGTACTATCTCCACTACTTCGCCGACAAGCAGCCCGACCTGAACTGGGAAAACCCCAAGGTCCGCGCCGAAGTCTACGACATCATGCGCTTCTGGCTGGACAAGGGCGTGTCCGGCTTCCGCATGGACGTGATTCCCTTCATCTCCAAGCAGGACGGCCTGCCCGACCTGCGCCCGGAAGCCCTGGCCCACCCCGAGTTCGTCTACGCGAACGGCCCTCGCGTCCACCAGTATCTTCAGGAGATGAACCGCGAGGTCCTGTCCCGCTATGACGCCATGACGGTCGGCGAGGCCTTCGGCATCACCTTCGAGCAGGCCCCGCTGCTCACCGACGCGCGCCGCCGCGAACTCGACATGATTTTCCATTTCGATCTGGTCCGGCTCGATCGCGACGGGTGGCGCAAGAAGGACTGGACGCTGCCCGAACTCAAGGCGACCTATGCGCAGATCGACCGCACCGGTGGCAGCCATGGCTGGAACACCAGTTTCCTGACCAACCACGACAATCCCCGCACCGTCTCCCATTTCGGCGACGACAGTCCTGAATGGCGCGCCGTCTCGGCCAAGGCGCTGGCGACCATGATGCTCACCCAGCGCGCCACGCCCTTCCTCTACCAGGGTGACGAACTGGGCATGACCAACTATCCCTTCCACGGCATCGAGGACTACGACGACGTCGAAGTGAAGGGTCAATGGCACGACTTCGTGGAAAGCGGCAAGGTGTCGGCGGAGGAATACCTGTCCCACCTGCGCCAGACCAGCCGCGACAACGCCCGCACCCCGATGCAGTGGAGCGCGGCGCCGAACGGTGGCTTCACCACCGGCACGCCCTGGCTGGCGGTCAATCCGAACTACCCGCAGATCAATGCGACGGCTCAGGTCGACGACGCCGGCTCGGTCTACCACCATCATCGCCGCCTGATGGAGGTGCGCCGCCAGATCCCCGCGCTCATCCATGGCGAGTTCCGGGATCTCGATCCGGCCAACCCCAAGGTCTTCGCCTATACGCGCACGCTCGACGACAAGCGCTATCTGGTGCTGATCAACTTCACCCGCGAGACGCTCGCCTACGACCTGCCGGAGGGGCTGAAGATCGCCGCCACGCTGCTGGACAACGGCGCCGCGCAACAGCCGGTGCAGCCCGGCGCCGCAAGCGTATCGCTGCAGCCCTGGCAGGCGACGGTCTACCAGCTCTGA
- a CDS encoding bifunctional DedA family/phosphatase PAP2 family protein, with protein sequence MSAWLDSLSGWLTTHPEWLGLAIFLIACVECLAILGIIVPGTVLMFAVAAMAGSGALTLGQTLLLGYAGGLLGDAISYTLGRHFHQGIRRLPLLRDHPEWLVSAEVYFQRYGIVSLLVGRYIGPLRPMLPMIAGMLDMPLPRFVAVSLLAAAGWAVAYLLPGWTTGAALRLPLPDGFWSDAGVMAAGLALVLGLIAQTSLRRRRWATPLAAGLCLAALGTLLLGWNHLRELDQGLLTLIQEQRHAGLDQAMVLITRLGDFSTQLYAGALLGLLLLATRQWRPALFAGMTLLGTALANGSLKALFARGRPEILIEPLHSYSLPSGHSSAAFAFFLTLGILAGRGQTPRMRLTWLLLACLPAVTIALSRVYLGVHWPTDVIAGGLLAGGFCALSLALVQRKTPLEGVDARIWWLIVPLCLALLGGIATWALPEALAMYRYR encoded by the coding sequence ATGAGCGCATGGCTCGACAGCCTGAGTGGCTGGCTGACCACCCACCCCGAATGGCTGGGGCTGGCCATCTTCCTGATCGCCTGCGTCGAATGCCTGGCGATACTCGGCATCATCGTTCCCGGCACCGTGCTGATGTTCGCGGTCGCCGCGATGGCCGGCAGCGGCGCCCTGACCCTCGGCCAGACCCTGCTGCTGGGCTATGCCGGCGGGCTGCTCGGCGACGCGATTTCCTACACCCTGGGCCGGCATTTCCATCAGGGCATCCGGCGCCTGCCGCTACTGCGCGATCATCCGGAATGGCTGGTCAGCGCCGAGGTGTACTTCCAGCGCTACGGCATCGTCAGCCTGCTGGTCGGCCGCTACATCGGCCCGCTACGGCCGATGCTGCCGATGATCGCCGGCATGCTCGACATGCCCCTGCCGCGCTTCGTCGCCGTCAGCCTGCTGGCCGCCGCCGGCTGGGCGGTGGCCTATCTGCTGCCGGGCTGGACCACCGGCGCCGCCCTGCGCCTGCCGCTGCCGGACGGCTTCTGGAGCGATGCCGGGGTGATGGCGGCAGGGCTGGCGCTGGTCCTCGGCCTGATCGCGCAGACCAGCCTGCGCCGCCGGCGCTGGGCGACACCGCTGGCCGCCGGTCTCTGCCTGGCGGCACTCGGCACCCTGCTGCTGGGCTGGAACCACCTGCGCGAGCTCGATCAGGGACTGCTGACGCTGATCCAGGAGCAGCGCCACGCCGGCCTGGACCAGGCAATGGTGCTGATCACCCGCCTGGGCGACTTCAGCACCCAGCTGTATGCCGGCGCGCTGCTCGGCCTGTTGCTGCTGGCCACCCGGCAGTGGCGTCCGGCCCTGTTCGCCGGCATGACCCTGCTCGGCACGGCCCTGGCCAACGGCAGCCTGAAGGCACTGTTCGCCCGCGGCCGACCGGAGATCCTGATCGAGCCGCTGCACAGCTACAGCCTGCCCAGCGGACACAGCTCGGCGGCCTTCGCCTTCTTCCTCACCCTGGGCATCCTCGCCGGCCGCGGCCAGACGCCGCGAATGCGCCTGACCTGGCTGCTGCTGGCCTGCCTGCCGGCAGTGACCATCGCCCTGTCACGGGTCTATCTGGGCGTGCACTGGCCCACCGACGTCATCGCCGGCGGCCTGCTCGCCGGCGGCTTCTGCGCCCTCAGCCTGGCCCTGGTGCAGCGGAAGACGCCACTCGAGGGAGTCGACGCCCGCATCTGGTGGCTGATCGTGCCGCTGTGCCTGGCGCTGCTCGGCGGCATCGCCACCTGGGCGCTGCCCGAAGCCCTGGCGATGTATCGCTACCGCTGA
- a CDS encoding glutamate-5-semialdehyde dehydrogenase — translation MTESVLDYMTRLGRAAREASRVLARTSTAQKNRALEAAAAALDDAREALAAANAQDLAAGRASGLDEAMLDRLALTPARIDEMIEGLRQVARLPDPIGEIRDMRYMPSGIQVGRMRVPLGVIGIVYESRPNVTIDAASLCLKSGNATILRGGSEAIHSNQAIARCIQLGLAEAGLPAAAVQVVDTTDRAAVGALISMPEFVDVIVPRGGKGLIERISREAKVPVIKHLDGICHVYIDVAADLDKAIRVADNAKTQRFAPCNTMETLLVHAAVAARALPPLGDIYRAKGVELRGCPRSRELLGAGTLEASEEDWSTEYNAPILSVRVVDSLDEAIAHINHYGSHHTDAIVTESFTDARRFLAEVDSSSVMVNASTRFADGFEYGLGAEIGISTDKLHARGPVGLEGLTSEKYVVFGDGHVRG, via the coding sequence ATGACCGAGTCCGTGCTCGACTACATGACCCGCCTGGGCCGCGCCGCCCGCGAAGCCTCGCGGGTGCTCGCGCGCACCAGCACCGCGCAGAAGAACCGTGCCCTGGAAGCCGCCGCCGCGGCCCTGGACGATGCCCGCGAGGCGCTCGCCGCGGCCAACGCGCAGGATCTGGCCGCCGGCCGCGCCAGCGGCCTGGACGAGGCCATGCTCGACCGTCTGGCGCTGACCCCGGCGCGCATCGACGAGATGATCGAGGGGCTGCGCCAGGTCGCCCGGCTGCCCGACCCGATCGGCGAGATCCGCGACATGCGCTACATGCCCTCGGGCATCCAGGTCGGCAGGATGCGCGTGCCGCTGGGGGTGATCGGCATCGTCTACGAGTCGCGCCCGAACGTGACCATCGACGCCGCCAGCCTGTGCCTGAAGTCGGGCAACGCCACCATCCTGCGTGGCGGCTCCGAGGCCATCCACTCCAACCAGGCGATCGCCCGCTGCATCCAGCTCGGCCTGGCCGAAGCCGGCCTGCCGGCAGCCGCCGTGCAGGTGGTGGACACCACCGACCGCGCTGCGGTGGGCGCGCTGATCAGCATGCCGGAATTCGTCGACGTGATCGTCCCGCGCGGCGGCAAGGGCCTGATCGAGCGCATCAGCCGCGAGGCGAAGGTGCCGGTGATCAAGCACCTGGACGGCATCTGCCACGTCTACATCGACGTCGCCGCCGACCTCGACAAGGCCATCCGCGTCGCCGACAACGCCAAGACCCAGCGTTTCGCGCCCTGCAACACCATGGAGACCCTGCTGGTGCATGCCGCCGTCGCCGCCCGCGCGCTGCCGCCGCTCGGCGATATCTACCGGGCCAAGGGCGTCGAGCTGCGCGGTTGCCCGCGCAGCCGCGAGCTGCTCGGTGCCGGCACCCTGGAGGCGAGCGAGGAGGACTGGTCCACCGAATACAACGCGCCGATCCTCTCGGTGCGCGTGGTGGATTCGCTGGACGAGGCCATCGCCCACATCAATCATTACGGTTCGCACCACACCGACGCCATCGTCACCGAGAGCTTCACCGACGCACGGCGCTTTCTCGCCGAGGTGGACTCCAGCTCGGTGATGGTCAACGCCTCGACGCGCTTCGCCGACGGCTTCGAGTACGGTCTGGGTGCGGAGATCGGCATCTCCACCGACAAGCTGCACGCCCGCGGTCCGGTCGGTCTGGAGGGCCTGACCAGCGAGAAGTACGTCGTGTTCGGCGATGGCCACGTGCGCGGCTGA
- the nadD gene encoding nicotinate-nucleotide adenylyltransferase produces MAKKIGILGGTFDPIHIGHLRGALEVAEQFGLDELRLIPCARPPHRQSPQVSAADRLAMVRCAVDGVPPLTVDDRELRRERPSYTIDTLESLRGELAPDDQLFLLLGWDAFCGLPSWHRWQELLDHCHILVLQRPDAASEPPEALRNLLAARSVGDPQALAGPGGSIAFVWQTPLEVSATQIRERLASGCSVRFLVPDAVLAYIHAHGLYPASN; encoded by the coding sequence ATGGCGAAAAAGATCGGAATTCTCGGCGGCACCTTCGACCCCATCCATATCGGTCATCTGCGCGGCGCCCTCGAGGTCGCCGAGCAGTTCGGCCTCGATGAGCTGCGCCTGATTCCCTGTGCCCGCCCGCCGCACCGGCAGTCGCCGCAGGTATCGGCGGCCGACCGCCTGGCGATGGTCCGCTGCGCGGTCGACGGCGTGCCGCCTTTGACCGTGGACGATCGCGAACTGCGCCGCGAGCGGCCATCCTATACCATCGATACCCTGGAATCCCTGCGTGGCGAGCTGGCCCCGGACGACCAGTTGTTCCTCCTGCTCGGCTGGGACGCCTTCTGCGGCCTGCCGAGCTGGCATCGTTGGCAGGAGCTGCTCGACCACTGCCACATCCTGGTCCTGCAGCGTCCGGATGCCGCCAGCGAGCCGCCGGAGGCCCTGCGCAACCTGCTGGCGGCACGCAGCGTCGGTGATCCGCAGGCCCTCGCCGGACCGGGCGGGAGCATCGCCTTCGTCTGGCAGACGCCGCTGGAGGTTTCCGCCACGCAGATCCGCGAGCGTCTGGCCAGCGGCTGCTCGGTGCGTTTCCTGGTACCCGACGCGGTACTGGCCTATATCCATGCGCACGGGTTGTACCCGGCGTCGAACTGA
- the rsfS gene encoding ribosome silencing factor, giving the protein MQNEQLVQLAIDALEDLKAKDITVIDVRGKTSVTDFMVVASGTSSRHVKSLADNVLEKVKEQGVRPLGSEGLEGGEWALLDLGDVVVHVMQVATRQFYDLERLWQGAEQSRAQHGEE; this is encoded by the coding sequence ATGCAAAACGAACAATTGGTCCAACTGGCGATCGACGCCCTGGAAGATCTCAAGGCCAAGGACATCACCGTCATCGATGTGCGCGGCAAGACCAGCGTCACCGACTTCATGGTGGTTGCCAGCGGCACCTCCAGCCGCCATGTGAAATCCCTCGCCGACAATGTCCTGGAGAAGGTCAAGGAGCAGGGCGTGCGGCCGTTGGGCAGCGAGGGTCTGGAGGGCGGCGAGTGGGCGTTGCTCGACCTGGGCGACGTGGTGGTCCACGTCATGCAGGTCGCCACCCGCCAGTTCTACGACCTCGAGCGTCTCTGGCAGGGCGCGGAGCAGAGCCGGGCCCAGCACGGCGAGGAATGA
- the rlmH gene encoding 23S rRNA (pseudouridine(1915)-N(3))-methyltransferase RlmH, whose product MRLRLIAVGSRMPRWVEEGWHEYAKRLPPELALELVEIPLHTRGKNADVARLIRQEGEAMLGKVQPGERIVTLEVNGKSWSTEQLAAELDRWRLDARTVNLMVGGPEGLAPEVCARSEQRWSLSPLTLPHPLVRILIGEQIYRAWTLLSGHPYHK is encoded by the coding sequence GTGCGTCTGCGCCTGATCGCCGTGGGTTCGCGCATGCCGCGCTGGGTGGAGGAGGGCTGGCACGAGTACGCCAAGCGCCTGCCGCCCGAGCTGGCCCTCGAACTGGTGGAAATCCCCCTGCACACCCGGGGCAAGAATGCCGACGTGGCCCGCCTGATCCGCCAGGAGGGCGAAGCCATGCTGGGCAAGGTGCAGCCGGGCGAGCGCATCGTCACCCTCGAGGTGAACGGCAAGTCCTGGAGCACCGAGCAGCTGGCCGCCGAGCTGGATCGCTGGCGGCTCGACGCACGCACCGTCAACCTCATGGTCGGCGGCCCGGAAGGCCTGGCCCCGGAAGTCTGCGCGCGCAGCGAGCAGCGCTGGTCGCTGTCGCCGCTGACCCTGCCGCATCCTCTGGTCCGCATCCTCATCGGCGAGCAGATCTACCGCGCCTGGACCCTGCTGTCCGGGCATCCGTATCACAAGTGA
- the mrdA gene encoding penicillin-binding protein 2 produces the protein MPEPIRLKDHEKDARLVRARAVVGAVVILLLSLVLMVRLYYLQVIQYEHHSTLAENNRIHVQPIPPNRGLIFDRNGVILADNRPSFSLTVTRERAGDWQKVLDTIVSVLELGPEERALFEKRVRQGRRPFEPVPVLFELSEEQIARIAVNQFLLPGVEVAAQLVRHYPQGEHFAHSVGYVGRINERELKKLDPVDYSGTHHIGKTGVELFYEDLLHGQVGYEEVETNARGRVLRVLKHTDPVPGKDLTLSLDLNLQKAAEAALGDRRGAVIAIDPASGGVLAMVSQPSFNPNLFVTGISVKDYAALRDSVDRPLYNRVLRGIYPPGSTIKPMVALAGLDSGVVERSTRVFDPGFYQLPNVKHKYRNWNRGGDGWVNMELAIARSNDTYFYSLAHRMGIDRLHRYLSHFGIGQRVSLDMFEEAAGLMPSREWKRVSRRQAWYPGETLITGIGQGFMLATPLQLAQATALLANKGKWHRPRLLMKADGMTPEQLMASGLLEARPAPPDIQLKDPHNWDLINFDMQQVVHGARGTAHKVGATARYRIAGKSGTAQVVAIRQGEKYDRNKLQERHRDHALFVAFAPAENPQIAVAVMVENGESGSGVAAPVAKQVMDAWLLDENGRMKVQFAAAVPQEVSREH, from the coding sequence ATGCCGGAGCCGATTCGCCTCAAAGACCACGAGAAGGACGCGCGCCTGGTGCGCGCGCGGGCCGTCGTCGGCGCCGTGGTCATCCTGCTGCTGTCGCTGGTACTGATGGTGCGCCTGTACTACCTGCAGGTGATCCAGTACGAGCACCACTCGACCCTGGCGGAAAACAACCGCATCCACGTGCAGCCGATCCCGCCGAACCGCGGGCTGATCTTCGACCGCAACGGGGTGATCCTCGCCGACAACCGGCCAAGCTTCAGCCTGACGGTGACCCGCGAGCGCGCCGGCGACTGGCAGAAGGTGCTGGACACCATCGTTTCGGTGCTCGAACTCGGCCCCGAGGAGCGCGCCCTGTTCGAGAAGCGCGTGCGCCAGGGGCGCCGGCCGTTCGAGCCGGTGCCGGTGCTGTTCGAGCTGTCCGAGGAGCAGATCGCCCGCATCGCGGTCAACCAGTTCCTGCTGCCGGGGGTGGAGGTGGCCGCCCAGTTGGTCCGCCACTATCCGCAGGGCGAGCACTTCGCCCACTCGGTCGGCTACGTCGGGCGGATCAACGAGCGCGAGCTGAAGAAGCTCGATCCGGTCGACTACAGCGGCACCCATCACATCGGCAAGACCGGCGTGGAGCTGTTCTACGAGGACCTGCTGCACGGCCAGGTGGGCTACGAGGAGGTCGAGACCAACGCCCGCGGGCGGGTGCTGCGGGTGCTCAAGCATACCGATCCGGTGCCCGGCAAGGACCTCACCCTGAGCCTCGACCTGAACCTGCAGAAGGCTGCCGAGGCGGCCCTCGGCGACCGTCGCGGCGCGGTGATCGCCATCGATCCGGCCAGCGGCGGCGTGCTGGCGATGGTCAGCCAGCCGAGCTTCAACCCCAACCTGTTCGTCACCGGGATCAGTGTCAAGGACTACGCCGCGCTGCGCGACTCCGTCGACCGCCCGCTGTACAACCGGGTGCTGCGCGGCATCTATCCGCCGGGCTCGACGATCAAGCCGATGGTCGCCCTGGCCGGCCTCGACAGCGGGGTGGTGGAGCGCAGCACCCGGGTCTTCGACCCGGGCTTCTATCAGTTGCCCAACGTCAAGCACAAGTACCGCAACTGGAACCGCGGCGGCGACGGCTGGGTGAACATGGAGCTGGCCATCGCCCGCTCCAACGACACCTATTTCTACTCCCTGGCGCACCGCATGGGCATCGACCGCCTGCATCGCTACCTGAGCCATTTCGGCATCGGCCAGCGGGTGTCCCTGGACATGTTCGAGGAGGCCGCCGGACTGATGCCCTCGCGCGAGTGGAAGCGGGTCAGCCGCCGCCAGGCCTGGTATCCGGGGGAAACCCTGATCACCGGGATCGGCCAGGGCTTCATGCTGGCCACTCCGCTGCAGCTGGCCCAGGCCACGGCCCTCCTGGCGAACAAGGGCAAATGGCACCGTCCTCGGCTGTTGATGAAGGCCGACGGCATGACGCCGGAGCAACTGATGGCGAGCGGTCTTCTGGAGGCGCGCCCGGCACCGCCGGACATCCAGCTCAAGGACCCGCACAACTGGGATCTGATCAACTTCGACATGCAGCAGGTCGTGCACGGCGCGCGCGGCACCGCGCACAAGGTCGGCGCCACGGCGCGCTACCGCATCGCCGGCAAGAGCGGCACGGCGCAGGTGGTGGCGATCCGCCAGGGCGAGAAATACGACCGCAACAAGCTGCAGGAGCGCCATCGCGACCATGCGCTGTTCGTCGCCTTCGCCCCGGCCGAGAATCCGCAGATCGCCGTGGCGGTGATGGTGGAGAACGGCGAGTCCGGCTCCGGCGTCGCCGCGCCGGTGGCCAAGCAGGTGATGGATGCCTGGCTGCTCGACGAAAATGGCCGGATGAAGGTGCAGTTCGCCGCCGCAGTGCCGCAGGAGGTCAGCCGTGAACACTAG
- the rodA gene encoding rod shape-determining protein RodA — translation MNTSFDRTLSDEDVLRRRATLLQRLHIDGPLLLLLLLLAAGSLFVLYSASGKNLGLLVKQASSFGLGMLAMLVIAQLEARFIARWVPLAYVLGVILLAVVEVMGHNAMGATRWINIPGVIRFQPSEFMKIIMPATIAWYLARNNLPPGLKHTVVSLALIGVPFVLILRQPDLGTSLLILASGAFVLFVAGLPWLWIGGAVAAVVPVAVGMWYFVLHQYQKQRVLTFLDPESDPLGTGWNIIQSKAAIGSGGVFGKGWLLGTQSHLDFLPESHTDFIIAVLAEEFGLVGVCLLLLVYLLLLARGLVITVQAQTLFGKLWAGGLTMTFFVYVFVNIGMVSGLLPVVGVPLPFISYGGTSLVTLLSGFGVLMSIHTHRKWIAQV, via the coding sequence GTGAACACTAGCTTCGACCGCACCCTGTCCGACGAGGACGTGCTGCGCCGTCGCGCCACCCTGCTGCAGCGCCTGCACATCGACGGCCCGCTGCTGCTGCTGCTGTTGCTGCTCGCCGCCGGCAGCCTGTTCGTCCTCTATTCGGCCAGCGGCAAGAACCTCGGCCTGCTGGTCAAGCAGGCCAGCTCGTTCGGCCTCGGCATGCTCGCCATGCTGGTCATCGCCCAGCTGGAGGCGCGCTTCATCGCGCGCTGGGTGCCGCTGGCCTACGTTCTGGGGGTGATCCTGCTGGCGGTGGTGGAAGTCATGGGCCACAACGCCATGGGCGCCACCCGCTGGATCAACATCCCCGGGGTGATCCGCTTCCAGCCCTCGGAGTTCATGAAGATCATCATGCCGGCGACCATCGCCTGGTACCTGGCGCGCAACAATCTGCCGCCGGGACTCAAGCACACCGTCGTCAGCCTGGCACTGATCGGCGTGCCCTTCGTGCTGATCCTGCGCCAGCCGGACCTCGGCACCTCGCTGCTGATCCTCGCCTCCGGGGCTTTCGTGCTGTTCGTCGCCGGCCTGCCCTGGCTGTGGATCGGCGGGGCGGTGGCGGCCGTGGTGCCGGTCGCGGTCGGCATGTGGTACTTCGTCCTGCACCAGTACCAGAAGCAGCGGGTGCTGACCTTCCTCGACCCGGAGAGCGACCCGCTCGGCACCGGCTGGAACATCATCCAGTCGAAGGCGGCGATCGGCTCGGGCGGGGTGTTCGGCAAGGGCTGGCTGCTCGGCACCCAGTCGCACCTGGATTTTTTGCCGGAAAGCCACACGGACTTTATCATTGCGGTCCTGGCCGAGGAGTTCGGACTGGTCGGCGTCTGCCTGCTGCTGCTGGTCTACCTGCTGCTGCTCGCCCGCGGGCTGGTGATCACCGTGCAGGCGCAGACGCTGTTCGGCAAGCTCTGGGCCGGCGGTCTGACCATGACCTTCTTCGTCTACGTATTCGTCAACATCGGCATGGTGAGTGGCCTGCTGCCGGTGGTGGGCGTACCCCTGCCGTTCATTAGCTACGGCGGAACTTCACTGGTGACCCTGCTGTCAGGGTTCGGGGTTTTGATGTCGATCCACACCCATCGCAAGTGGATCGCGCAAGTTTGA